Proteins encoded together in one Bosea sp. (in: a-proteobacteria) window:
- the carB gene encoding carbamoyl-phosphate synthase large subunit, which yields MPKRTDIKSILIIGAGPIIIGQACEFDYSGTQACKTLKAEGYRIVLVNSNPATIMTDPELADATYVEPITPEIVAKIIEKERPDALLPTMGGQTALNCALSLKKMGVLEKFGVEMIGATAEAIDKAEDRELFREAMTRIGLDTPRSHHVKTLGQALDALDDIGLPAIIRPSFTMGGTGGGIAYNKGEFIDIVERGIDASPTSEVLIEESVLGWKEYEMEVVRDKADNCIIVCSIENFDPMGVHTGDSITVAPALTLTDKEYQIMRDASLAVLREIGVETGGSNVQFAVDPATGRMIVIEMNPRVSRSSALASKATGFPIAKVAARLAVGYTLDEIENDITGGATPASFEPTIDYVVTKIPRFAFEKFPGAEPTLTTAMKSVGEAMAIGRTFQESLQKALRSLETGLDGLDEIEIEGYGQGDDRNAVKAAISSPTPDRILHVAQAMRAGFSDAEIHESCKIDPWFLAQMRELVETEAKIRDIGLPATPGAFRRIKAMGFSDKRLAAVSGKTEAEVRALRRSLGVRPVYKRIDTCAAEFASPTAYMYSTYAMPFAGQAADEANPSDRKKVVILGGGPNRIGQGIEFDYCCCHACYALRDAGYETVMVNCNPETVSTDYDTSDRLYFEPLTAEDVLEILQTEKQNGTLHGVIVQFGGQTPLKLANALEEAGIPILGTSPDMIDLAEDRDRFKRLLDKLHLKQPKNGIAYSVEQARLIATELGLPFVVRPSYVLGGRAMAIIRDEVQFEDYLLGTLPSLIPSEVKAKYPNDKTGQINTVLGKNPLLFDRYLSDAIEVDVDCLCDGREVFVAGIMEHIEEAGIHSGDSACSLPPRSLSAETIAELERQTKAMALALDVGGLMNVQYAIKDGEIYVLEVNPRASRTVPFVAKVIGVPVAKIAARIMAGEALSGFGLKPAALSHVAVKEAVFPFARFPGVDVVLGPEMRSTGEVIGLARSFDTAFAKSQLGAGSKVPVKGTVFVSVRDEDKPRILPAVRILADLGFRILATGGTLRHLQEQGIAAAKINKVLEGRPHVVDALKNGEIQLVFNTTEGPQALADSRPLRRTALLHKVPYYTTLAGAIAAAEGIKAYCSGELEVRSLQSYFERAA from the coding sequence ATGCCCAAGCGCACAGACATCAAGTCCATCCTGATCATCGGCGCCGGCCCCATCATCATCGGTCAGGCCTGCGAGTTCGACTATTCCGGCACGCAGGCCTGCAAGACGCTGAAGGCCGAGGGCTACCGCATCGTGCTGGTCAACTCGAACCCGGCGACGATCATGACCGATCCCGAGCTGGCGGATGCGACCTATGTCGAGCCGATCACGCCTGAGATCGTCGCCAAGATCATCGAGAAGGAACGCCCCGACGCGCTGCTGCCGACCATGGGCGGCCAGACGGCGCTGAACTGCGCGCTCTCGCTCAAGAAGATGGGCGTGCTGGAGAAGTTCGGCGTCGAGATGATCGGCGCCACCGCGGAAGCCATCGACAAGGCCGAGGACCGCGAGCTCTTCCGCGAGGCGATGACCAGGATCGGCCTCGACACGCCGCGCTCGCACCACGTCAAGACGCTCGGCCAGGCGCTCGACGCGCTGGACGACATCGGCCTTCCCGCCATTATCCGCCCCTCCTTCACCATGGGCGGCACGGGCGGCGGCATCGCCTACAACAAGGGCGAGTTCATCGACATCGTCGAGCGCGGCATCGACGCCTCTCCGACCAGCGAGGTTCTCATCGAGGAGAGCGTGCTCGGCTGGAAGGAATACGAGATGGAGGTCGTCCGCGATAAGGCCGACAACTGCATCATCGTCTGCTCGATCGAGAATTTCGACCCGATGGGCGTCCACACCGGCGATTCGATCACCGTCGCCCCGGCGCTGACGCTGACCGACAAGGAATACCAGATCATGCGCGACGCCTCTCTGGCGGTGCTGCGCGAGATCGGCGTCGAGACCGGCGGCTCGAACGTTCAGTTCGCCGTCGATCCCGCCACCGGGCGCATGATCGTCATCGAGATGAACCCGCGCGTCTCACGCTCCTCGGCGCTGGCGTCGAAGGCGACGGGCTTCCCGATCGCCAAGGTCGCGGCCCGCCTCGCCGTCGGCTACACGCTCGACGAGATCGAGAACGACATCACCGGCGGCGCAACCCCCGCCTCCTTCGAGCCGACGATCGACTATGTCGTCACCAAGATCCCGCGTTTCGCCTTCGAGAAATTCCCCGGCGCCGAGCCGACGCTGACCACGGCGATGAAATCGGTCGGCGAAGCGATGGCGATCGGCCGCACCTTCCAGGAATCGCTCCAGAAGGCGCTGCGCTCGCTGGAGACCGGGCTCGACGGCCTCGACGAGATCGAGATCGAGGGCTACGGCCAGGGCGACGACCGCAACGCCGTCAAGGCGGCGATCTCCTCGCCGACGCCCGACCGCATCCTCCACGTCGCCCAGGCGATGCGCGCAGGCTTCAGCGACGCCGAGATTCACGAGAGCTGCAAGATCGACCCCTGGTTCCTCGCCCAGATGCGCGAGCTCGTCGAGACCGAGGCGAAGATCCGCGACATCGGCCTGCCGGCCACGCCCGGCGCCTTCCGCCGGATCAAGGCGATGGGCTTCTCCGACAAGCGCCTCGCCGCCGTCTCGGGCAAGACCGAGGCCGAGGTCAGGGCGCTGCGCCGGTCGCTGGGGGTGCGCCCGGTCTACAAGCGCATCGACACCTGCGCGGCCGAGTTCGCCTCGCCCACCGCTTATATGTACTCGACCTACGCCATGCCCTTCGCCGGCCAGGCCGCCGACGAGGCCAACCCCTCGGATCGCAAGAAGGTCGTCATCCTCGGCGGCGGGCCGAACCGCATCGGCCAGGGCATCGAGTTCGACTATTGCTGCTGCCATGCCTGCTACGCGCTGCGCGACGCCGGCTACGAGACCGTCATGGTCAACTGCAACCCGGAAACGGTCTCGACCGATTACGACACCTCCGACCGGCTCTATTTCGAGCCGCTGACGGCGGAGGACGTGCTCGAGATCCTTCAGACCGAGAAGCAGAACGGCACGCTGCACGGCGTCATCGTCCAGTTCGGTGGCCAGACCCCGCTGAAGCTCGCCAACGCGCTGGAGGAAGCCGGCATCCCGATCCTCGGCACCTCGCCGGACATGATCGACCTCGCCGAGGACCGCGACCGCTTCAAGCGCCTGCTCGACAAGCTCCACCTCAAGCAGCCGAAGAACGGCATCGCCTATTCGGTCGAGCAGGCGCGGCTGATCGCCACAGAACTCGGCCTGCCCTTCGTCGTGCGGCCTTCCTACGTGCTCGGCGGGCGCGCCATGGCGATCATCCGCGACGAGGTCCAGTTCGAGGACTACCTGCTCGGCACCCTGCCCTCGCTGATCCCCTCCGAGGTCAAGGCCAAGTATCCGAACGACAAGACCGGCCAGATCAACACCGTGCTCGGCAAGAACCCGCTCTTGTTCGACCGCTACCTGTCGGACGCGATCGAGGTCGATGTCGACTGCCTCTGCGACGGCAGGGAGGTCTTCGTCGCCGGCATCATGGAGCATATCGAGGAGGCCGGCATCCATTCCGGCGATTCGGCCTGCTCGCTGCCGCCGCGCTCGCTCTCGGCCGAGACGATCGCCGAGCTGGAGCGCCAGACGAAGGCGATGGCGCTCGCGCTCGACGTCGGCGGGCTGATGAACGTGCAATACGCCATCAAGGACGGCGAGATCTACGTGCTCGAGGTCAATCCGCGCGCCTCGCGCACGGTGCCTTTCGTCGCCAAGGTGATCGGCGTTCCCGTCGCCAAGATCGCCGCCCGCATCATGGCCGGCGAGGCGCTTTCCGGCTTCGGGCTGAAGCCTGCGGCACTCTCCCATGTCGCCGTCAAGGAGGCGGTCTTCCCCTTCGCGCGCTTCCCCGGCGTCGACGTTGTGCTCGGCCCGGAGATGCGCTCGACCGGCGAGGTCATCGGGCTTGCCCGCTCCTTCGACACCGCCTTCGCCAAGAGCCAGCTCGGCGCCGGCTCGAAGGTCCCGGTCAAGGGCACTGTCTTCGTCTCGGTGCGCGACGAGGACAAGCCGCGCATCCTGCCGGCGGTGCGCATCCTCGCCGATCTCGGCTTCCGCATCCTCGCCACCGGCGGCACGCTGCGCCATCTCCAGGAGCAGGGCATCGCCGCCGCCAAGATCAACAAGGTGCTGGAAGGCCGCCCCCATGTCGTCGACGCGCTGAAGAACGGCGAGATCCAGCTCGTCTTCAACACCACCGAGGGGCCGCAGGCGCTGGCCGACTCCCGCCCGCTGAGGCGAACCGCCCTCTTGCACAAGGTGCCCTATTATACCACCTTGGCCGGAGCGATCGCGGCGGCGGAGGGCATCAAGGCCTATTGCAGCGGCGAACTCGAAGTACGATCCTTGCAGTCGTATTTCGAGCGCGCGGCCTGA
- a CDS encoding GtrA family protein: MPLRRYPRQFRQLLAYAFAGGLTAVAHYGVLIGLVELAHVDPVPATLAGFIVGALVSYALNRWMTFDATRGHAEAGWRFALIAAGGFVLTGVLMHLFVARAGLPYLPMQFVTTGVVMVFSFLGHKFFSFADRTG, from the coding sequence ATGCCGCTTCGCCGCTATCCGCGACAGTTCCGCCAGCTCCTCGCTTACGCCTTCGCCGGCGGGCTGACGGCGGTCGCGCATTACGGCGTGCTGATCGGGCTGGTCGAGCTCGCCCATGTCGATCCGGTGCCGGCGACGCTCGCGGGCTTCATCGTCGGCGCGCTGGTCTCCTATGCGCTCAACCGCTGGATGACCTTCGACGCGACGCGCGGCCATGCTGAGGCCGGCTGGCGCTTCGCCCTGATCGCGGCCGGCGGCTTCGTGCTCACCGGCGTCCTGATGCATCTGTTCGTGGCCCGGGCAGGCCTGCCCTATCTGCCGATGCAATTCGTCACCACGGGGGTGGTGATGGTGTTTTCCTTCCTCGGCCACAAATTCTTCAGCTTCGCCGACCGGACGGGATAG
- a CDS encoding class I SAM-dependent methyltransferase, translating into MSWRDFWNGEHAIYVSPRHKALHYRAVATDLIGHVPAADAVVLDHGCGEALDAGRVAAACGRLYLCEAAPTVREKLRARFGRDDAIAVVSPEEVEAMAPATLDLVVANSLVQYLSQGELKALLATWRDRLKPGGTLIVADVIPPDVSPLTDASELLAFAWHGGFLSAALAGLVRTAFSDYRKLRARYGLSTYTAEAITDLIREAGFVDLRRPENFGHNPHRMTFKAAKPAE; encoded by the coding sequence ATGTCCTGGCGCGATTTCTGGAACGGCGAGCATGCGATCTATGTCTCGCCGCGCCACAAGGCCCTGCATTACCGCGCCGTCGCGACCGACCTGATCGGCCATGTTCCCGCCGCCGACGCCGTCGTCCTCGACCATGGCTGCGGCGAGGCGCTCGATGCCGGCCGCGTCGCCGCCGCCTGCGGGCGGCTCTATCTCTGCGAGGCGGCGCCCACCGTGCGCGAAAAGCTCAGGGCGCGCTTCGGCCGCGACGACGCCATCGCCGTGGTCTCGCCCGAGGAGGTCGAGGCCATGGCCCCGGCCACGCTCGACCTCGTCGTCGCCAATTCGCTGGTCCAGTATCTCTCGCAGGGCGAGCTGAAGGCGCTGCTGGCGACGTGGCGCGACCGGCTGAAGCCCGGCGGCACGCTCATCGTCGCCGACGTCATCCCGCCCGACGTCAGCCCGCTGACCGACGCCTCTGAGCTGCTCGCCTTCGCCTGGCACGGCGGCTTCCTCTCGGCAGCGCTCGCCGGGCTCGTGCGCACCGCCTTCTCGGACTATCGCAAGCTCAGGGCCCGCTACGGCCTCTCGACCTATACGGCGGAAGCGATCACGGATCTGATCCGCGAAGCCGGCTTCGTCGATCTCCGGCGGCCGGAAAATTTCGGCCACAACCCGCACCGGATGACCTTCAAGGCGGCAAAGCCCGCCGAATAG
- a CDS encoding cyclopropane-fatty-acyl-phospholipid synthase family protein, with product MLLLPRLLKRFVRHGRLTVVTPDGKRHVFGAGPAELPFAGVVRMAPAVTVRFRDDRIERELFLNPELALAEGYMDGRIDFEDGTIHDLLTLFWLQRREMRKDPLQKAIRQFRFRIRRWRMHNPLGVAGRKVKHHYDIPSDFYRLWLDQTMTYSCGYWHSPEVGLENAQKAKLRHIAAKLKVEPGMSVLDIGSGWGELAIYLASACGAKVTGLNVSPDQMAAAQERAEAAGVGEAVSFVNKDYRELAGRFDRVVSVGMMEHVGVAHYLEYFERIRDLMTPDGIALVHCIGRAGPPGFTGPFFEKYIFPGGYAPALSEVFAAVEQTGLWASDCEFWRRHYHWTLEAWRERFMARRGEVVAMLGERFARMWEFYLCACSISFDIGGDMVFQLLLGQHRSAVPVIRDYVAEDEKALAAKGF from the coding sequence ATGCTTCTGCTGCCGCGATTGCTCAAGCGCTTCGTCCGCCACGGACGCCTGACCGTCGTCACGCCCGACGGCAAGCGGCATGTCTTCGGCGCAGGGCCGGCGGAACTGCCCTTCGCCGGCGTCGTTCGGATGGCGCCCGCCGTCACCGTGCGCTTCCGCGACGACCGCATCGAGCGCGAGCTCTTCCTCAATCCGGAGCTTGCTCTGGCGGAAGGCTACATGGACGGGCGGATCGACTTCGAGGATGGCACGATCCACGATCTGCTGACGCTGTTCTGGCTGCAGCGCCGCGAGATGCGCAAGGACCCGCTGCAGAAGGCGATCCGGCAGTTCCGCTTCAGGATCCGGCGCTGGCGCATGCACAATCCGCTCGGCGTCGCCGGCCGCAAGGTCAAGCATCACTACGACATCCCGAGCGATTTCTACCGGCTCTGGCTCGACCAGACGATGACCTATTCCTGCGGGTACTGGCATTCGCCGGAGGTCGGGCTGGAGAACGCGCAAAAGGCGAAGCTCAGGCACATCGCCGCCAAGCTCAAGGTCGAGCCCGGCATGAGCGTGCTCGACATCGGCTCGGGCTGGGGGGAGCTCGCGATCTATCTGGCCAGCGCCTGCGGGGCGAAGGTGACGGGCCTCAACGTCTCGCCCGACCAGATGGCGGCCGCACAGGAGCGGGCCGAGGCCGCAGGCGTCGGCGAGGCCGTCAGCTTCGTCAACAAGGATTATCGCGAGCTTGCCGGGCGCTTCGACCGCGTCGTCTCGGTCGGCATGATGGAGCATGTCGGCGTCGCGCATTACCTCGAATACTTCGAGCGCATCCGCGACCTGATGACGCCGGACGGCATCGCCCTCGTCCACTGCATCGGTCGGGCCGGGCCGCCGGGCTTCACAGGCCCGTTCTTCGAGAAGTACATCTTTCCCGGCGGCTATGCGCCGGCGCTGTCGGAGGTGTTCGCCGCAGTCGAGCAGACGGGCTTATGGGCCTCCGACTGCGAGTTCTGGCGCCGGCACTATCACTGGACGCTCGAAGCCTGGCGCGAGCGTTTCATGGCAAGGCGCGGGGAGGTGGTCGCCATGCTGGGCGAGCGCTTCGCCCGGATGTGGGAATTCTACCTTTGCGCCTGCTCGATCTCCTTCGACATCGGCGGCGACATGGTGTTCCAGCTCCTGCTGGGCCAGCACAGGAGCGCCGTCCCCGTGATCCGCGACTATGTCGCGGAGGACGAGAAGGCGCTTGCCGCGAAAGGGTTCTGA
- a CDS encoding group III truncated hemoglobin: MMTDNPLTRPGAAHPDLREPMIALLVDTFYDRARKDDLIGPIFEAAVADWDEHIARITDFWSSVMLRTGRYSGRPLHPHLVLPLRNEHFDRWLALFEATAKELCPPEIAEAFIVRARRIADSFEMARASERGEFAVPRHSLR; this comes from the coding sequence ATGATGACCGACAATCCCCTCACCCGGCCCGGTGCCGCCCATCCCGACCTGCGCGAGCCGATGATCGCCCTGCTCGTCGACACCTTCTACGACCGGGCCCGCAAGGACGACCTGATCGGCCCGATCTTCGAGGCCGCCGTCGCAGACTGGGACGAGCACATCGCCAGGATCACCGATTTCTGGAGCAGCGTGATGCTGCGCACCGGCCGCTACAGTGGCCGCCCGCTGCATCCGCACCTCGTCCTGCCGCTGAGGAACGAGCATTTCGACCGCTGGCTCGCGCTGTTCGAGGCGACGGCGAAGGAACTCTGCCCGCCGGAGATCGCCGAAGCCTTCATCGTCAGGGCGCGGCGCATCGCCGACTCCTTCGAAATGGCCCGCGCCAGTGAACGCGGCGAATTCGCCGTCCCGCGCCACAGCCTGCGCTGA
- the carA gene encoding glutamine-hydrolyzing carbamoyl-phosphate synthase small subunit codes for MTAPEGNPAAGGWTEPRATALLVLADGTVLEGFGLGAVGEAQGEVCFNTAMTGYQEILTDPSYAGQIVTFTFPHVGNVGVNEEDTETVNAAAASGVRGCVLHAAVTEPSNWRAARHFDAWLKARGIVGICGIDTRALTALIRDNGMPNAILAHEPGGVFDIERLKQQAAALPAMTGLDLVPLVTAAQRYGWDETPWVWPAGYGKRESVNHKVVAIDYGVKRNILRLLAGAGCDITVVPSTTSAADILALKPDGVFLSNGPGDPAATGEYAVPVIRELLDRKVPTFGICLGHQMLALAIGGRTMKMKQGHHGANHPVQDKTTGKVEIVSMNHGFAVDPESLPANAVETHVSLFDGSNSGIALTDRPAFSVQHHPEASPGPQDSHYLFTRFTELMAAQKAKPAA; via the coding sequence ATGACCGCTCCCGAAGGAAACCCCGCCGCAGGCGGCTGGACCGAACCGCGCGCGACCGCGCTCCTCGTGCTGGCGGACGGCACCGTGCTGGAAGGCTTCGGCCTCGGCGCCGTCGGCGAGGCGCAAGGCGAGGTCTGCTTCAACACCGCCATGACCGGCTATCAGGAGATCCTGACCGATCCGTCCTATGCCGGCCAGATCGTCACATTCACCTTCCCCCATGTCGGCAATGTCGGCGTCAACGAGGAGGATACCGAGACGGTCAACGCCGCCGCCGCCTCGGGCGTGCGCGGCTGCGTGCTCCATGCCGCCGTCACCGAGCCCTCGAACTGGCGTGCGGCCAGGCATTTCGACGCCTGGCTCAAGGCGCGCGGCATCGTCGGCATCTGCGGCATCGACACCCGTGCGCTGACCGCGCTGATCCGCGACAACGGCATGCCCAACGCCATCCTCGCCCATGAGCCGGGCGGCGTCTTCGACATCGAGCGCCTCAAGCAGCAGGCGGCGGCGCTGCCCGCCATGACCGGGCTCGACCTCGTCCCGCTCGTCACCGCCGCCCAGCGCTACGGCTGGGACGAGACGCCTTGGGTCTGGCCCGCCGGCTACGGCAAGCGCGAGAGCGTCAACCACAAGGTCGTCGCCATCGATTACGGCGTGAAGCGCAACATCCTGCGCCTGCTCGCCGGGGCGGGCTGCGACATCACCGTCGTGCCCTCGACCACCTCGGCCGCCGACATCCTGGCGCTGAAGCCCGACGGCGTCTTCCTCTCCAACGGCCCGGGCGACCCGGCCGCGACCGGTGAATATGCCGTGCCGGTGATCAGGGAATTGCTCGACAGGAAGGTCCCGACCTTCGGCATCTGCCTCGGCCACCAGATGCTGGCGCTCGCCATCGGCGGGCGGACGATGAAGATGAAGCAGGGCCATCACGGCGCCAACCACCCGGTGCAGGACAAGACCACGGGCAAGGTCGAGATCGTCTCGATGAACCACGGCTTCGCGGTCGATCCGGAAAGCCTGCCGGCGAACGCGGTCGAGACCCATGTCTCGCTCTTCGACGGCTCGAACAGCGGCATCGCCCTGACAGACCGCCCGGCCTTCAGCGTCCAGCACCATCCGGAAGCCTCGCCCGGCCCGCAGGACAGCCATTATCTCTTCACCCGCTTCACCGAGCTGATGGCGGCACAGAAGGCGAAGCCGGCGGCCTGA
- a CDS encoding GatB/YqeY domain-containing protein, with product MTSLRERFTADMKDAMKAGEKAKVAAIRLISAALKDKDIEARGAGKGEATPDEILGVLQKMIKQRQESIAIYDANGRPELADGERAEVAVIASYLPRQMSEAQVKAAIDKAIAETGASAVKDMGKVIGVLRAAYAGQMDFGKASPMVKAALGG from the coding sequence ATGACGAGCCTGCGCGAGCGCTTCACCGCCGACATGAAGGACGCGATGAAGGCCGGTGAGAAAGCGAAGGTCGCGGCGATCCGCCTGATCAGCGCCGCGCTGAAGGACAAGGACATCGAGGCGCGCGGCGCCGGCAAGGGCGAGGCGACGCCCGACGAAATCCTCGGCGTGCTCCAGAAGATGATCAAGCAGCGCCAGGAATCGATCGCGATCTACGACGCCAACGGCCGCCCCGAGCTCGCCGATGGCGAGCGCGCCGAGGTCGCGGTGATCGCCTCCTACCTGCCCCGGCAGATGTCGGAGGCGCAGGTGAAGGCCGCGATCGACAAGGCCATCGCCGAGACCGGGGCGAGCGCGGTCAAGGACATGGGCAAGGTGATCGGCGTGTTGCGCGCGGCTTACGCCGGTCAGATGGATTTCGGCAAGGCGAGCCCGATGGTGAAGGCCGCGCTCGGCGGCTGA
- a CDS encoding YggS family pyridoxal phosphate-dependent enzyme gives MLTDNEPLSAEDVQRFGADPLALFCANLAAVEDRIARACAQAGRDRGSVRLLPITKTVPAPVLRLAWAAGIRSFGENKIQEAMGKHEALGDLAIDWSIVGHLQTNKVKYLTRFASEFHALDSLRLAEALEARLEREDRFLDVYVQVNTSGEESKFGLQPDALGPFVAALARFPRLRPRGLMTLALFSADMTKVRPCFRLLRALRDEAVKHHPGLTGLSMGMTGDFEDAIAEGATVVRVGQAIFGKRPTSDGHYWPGLAPL, from the coding sequence ATCTTGACCGATAACGAACCCCTGTCCGCGGAGGACGTTCAGCGCTTCGGAGCCGATCCGCTGGCGCTGTTTTGTGCCAACCTCGCCGCCGTGGAGGATCGGATCGCCCGGGCCTGCGCGCAAGCGGGGCGCGATCGCGGCTCGGTGCGGCTGTTGCCGATCACCAAGACCGTGCCGGCCCCTGTCCTGCGCCTCGCCTGGGCGGCCGGAATTCGCTCCTTCGGCGAGAACAAGATCCAGGAGGCGATGGGCAAGCACGAGGCGCTCGGCGATCTCGCCATCGACTGGAGCATCGTCGGCCACCTCCAGACCAACAAGGTCAAATATCTGACGCGGTTCGCCTCGGAGTTCCACGCGCTCGACAGCCTGCGCCTGGCCGAAGCCCTCGAGGCGCGGCTCGAGCGCGAGGACCGCTTCCTCGACGTCTATGTGCAGGTCAACACCTCGGGCGAGGAGAGCAAGTTCGGACTGCAGCCGGATGCGCTTGGCCCCTTCGTCGCGGCGCTTGCCCGTTTTCCGCGCCTGAGGCCGCGCGGGCTGATGACACTCGCCCTGTTCAGCGCCGACATGACGAAGGTCCGGCCCTGCTTCAGGCTGCTGCGCGCCTTGCGGGACGAGGCCGTCAAGCACCATCCGGGCCTGACCGGCCTGTCGATGGGCATGACCGGGGATTTCGAGGACGCCATCGCGGAAGGCGCCACGGTCGTGCGCGTGGGCCAGGCCATCTTCGGCAAGCGGCCGACCTCGGACGGGCATTACTGGCCGGGCCTCGCTCCCCTCTGA
- the pyrC gene encoding dihydroorotase, producing the protein MSVSTLFDKIPREAPGAVETLTIRRPDDWHVHLRDGAMLKAVLPFTAAQFRRGIIMPNLVPPVTSIEAALAYRGRILAARPEGCDFAPLMTCYLTDATSPDEIERGFRDGVWAAAKLYPAGATTNAHHGVTDIAALAPVLERMEKIGMPVLIHGEATDPAVDIFDREAVFMEEEMLPLLRRHQGLKVVVEHVTTAETVALVRAHAGRAAGTITPHHLIINRTSIFQGGLRPHLYCLPVAKRERHRLALREAATSGDGNFFIGTDTAPHLRAAKQAECCSAGVFGGATALQTYVQVFDEEGALSRFEAFAAENGARFYGLPLNEGTITLEKRPCRVSPVVAVGEEDVVVFRGGEDLPWSLGGTRP; encoded by the coding sequence ATGAGCGTTTCGACGCTGTTCGACAAGATTCCGCGCGAGGCGCCCGGCGCCGTCGAGACGCTGACGATTCGCCGCCCGGACGATTGGCACGTGCATCTGCGCGACGGGGCGATGCTTAAGGCCGTGCTGCCCTTCACCGCCGCCCAGTTCAGGCGCGGCATCATCATGCCGAACCTGGTGCCGCCGGTGACGAGCATCGAGGCGGCCCTGGCCTATCGCGGGCGCATCCTCGCGGCGCGCCCGGAAGGCTGCGACTTCGCCCCGCTGATGACCTGCTACCTGACCGACGCGACCTCGCCCGACGAGATCGAGCGCGGCTTCCGCGACGGCGTCTGGGCCGCCGCCAAGCTCTATCCGGCCGGCGCCACCACCAATGCCCACCACGGCGTCACCGACATCGCCGCGCTCGCCCCGGTGCTGGAGCGGATGGAGAAGATCGGCATGCCGGTCCTCATCCATGGCGAGGCGACCGATCCGGCGGTCGACATCTTCGATCGCGAGGCCGTGTTCATGGAGGAGGAGATGCTGCCGCTCCTGCGGCGGCATCAGGGGCTGAAGGTCGTCGTCGAGCACGTCACCACCGCCGAGACGGTCGCGCTGGTGCGCGCCCATGCCGGCCGCGCCGCCGGGACGATCACGCCGCACCACCTGATCATCAACCGCACCTCGATCTTCCAGGGCGGCTTGCGCCCGCATCTCTATTGTCTGCCGGTCGCCAAGCGCGAGCGCCACCGTCTCGCGCTACGCGAGGCGGCCACCTCCGGCGACGGGAACTTCTTCATCGGCACCGACACCGCTCCGCATCTGCGCGCCGCCAAGCAGGCCGAATGCTGCTCGGCCGGCGTCTTCGGCGGCGCGACCGCGCTGCAAACCTATGTCCAGGTCTTCGACGAGGAGGGCGCGCTTTCCCGTTTCGAGGCTTTCGCCGCCGAGAACGGCGCGCGCTTCTACGGCTTGCCGCTGAACGAGGGCACGATCACGCTGGAGAAGCGGCCGTGCCGCGTCTCCCCGGTCGTGGCGGTCGGCGAGGAGGATGTCGTCGTCTTCCGCGGCGGCGAGGATCTGCCCTGGTCGCTCGGAGGGACGAGGCCGTGA
- a CDS encoding DUF6455 family protein — translation MFTRMQQQTSLFREMIEREGVDPAAAAREDHGGAFALAARRCLACPYGSACRDWLDSHRHEPAPDFCRNFAYLCRVSAFSKAPGP, via the coding sequence ATGTTCACAAGGATGCAGCAACAGACCAGCCTGTTCCGCGAGATGATCGAGAGAGAGGGCGTCGATCCCGCCGCTGCGGCAAGGGAGGACCATGGCGGCGCTTTCGCGCTGGCCGCGCGCCGTTGCCTCGCCTGCCCATACGGCAGCGCCTGCCGCGACTGGCTCGACAGCCACCGGCATGAGCCGGCCCCCGACTTCTGCCGCAACTTCGCCTATCTGTGCCGGGTGAGCGCCTTCTCCAAGGCACCCGGCCCCTAG